Proteins from one Polynucleobacter wuianus genomic window:
- a CDS encoding SPOR domain-containing protein, with translation MIRLPSFFKRKTQTDDLDLGPVGRHTSKRVAPRSFQRAAEAEELALTEDPEQQRARHRLIGAAVLILIAVVGLPRILDSRPKTAPNDIAVNIVTSLPIPGTETKPEVKAEDKPKVEAPVEAPKVLTPSPEVKAEAKSEPKPEPKVEAKPAPSKTPALGLAAGEEVVAASSAKPKADDVAKTNLVANSSGKYVIQIGAFASEDNVKALVARLKNQKIPSFVLNKTGADNGKIFLVRAGPYTDKDAAEAAEKKIKAMGLSPRLVETGKQ, from the coding sequence ATGATTCGTTTACCGAGCTTTTTTAAGCGAAAAACTCAGACTGATGACCTTGATTTAGGTCCGGTAGGTCGTCACACTTCTAAACGGGTTGCTCCTCGCAGTTTTCAACGCGCAGCTGAAGCAGAAGAGCTTGCTCTTACCGAAGATCCAGAGCAACAACGTGCACGCCATCGCTTAATTGGCGCTGCAGTGCTAATCCTCATCGCTGTCGTTGGCCTCCCGCGTATTCTTGATAGCAGACCCAAGACTGCTCCTAATGATATCGCCGTTAATATCGTGACAAGTCTGCCAATTCCAGGAACAGAAACAAAACCTGAAGTGAAGGCAGAAGATAAACCAAAAGTAGAGGCGCCTGTAGAAGCTCCTAAAGTGCTTACACCTTCGCCTGAAGTGAAGGCAGAAGCAAAATCAGAGCCTAAGCCAGAACCTAAAGTAGAAGCGAAGCCCGCACCAAGCAAGACTCCTGCGCTTGGTTTGGCTGCTGGGGAAGAAGTGGTGGCGGCCTCAAGTGCAAAACCTAAAGCGGATGATGTTGCTAAGACTAATCTTGTCGCTAATAGCTCCGGCAAGTACGTTATTCAGATCGGCGCCTTTGCATCCGAGGATAATGTCAAGGCTTTGGTAGCTAGATTGAAAAACCAAAAGATTCCCAGTTTTGTTCTAAATAAAACAGGTGCGGATAACGGCAAGATATTCCTAGTGCGTGCCGGTCCTTACACAGATAAAGATGCTGCCGAAGCAGCCGAAAAAAAAATTAAGGCGATGGGTCTCTCACCAAGACTCGTTGAGACTGGTAAACAGTAA
- a CDS encoding O-succinylhomoserine sulfhydrylase codes for MKSKTTRKKPDFSKLALETLAVRAGTRRTAEYQEHSEALFLTSSFCFDSAELAADGFAHADQGFIYSRFTNPTVSMFQDRLAALEGGEACIATASGMSAILTMAMAHLQAGDHVVCSRSVFGATIQLFTNILGRFGITTTYVDLADTKSWQAAVQPNTKLFYLETPSNPLTEIADIKAISKIAKKAGALFAVDNCFCTPALQKPLALGADVVIHSATKYLDGQGRVVGGAIVGSNDFVMGKVFPYVRTAGPTLSAFNAWVFLKGLETLELRMKQQSQNALALAQWLEKQPGIERVYHPGLKSHPQHALAMRQQKEGGAILSFTLKGGKKSAFKLINQTKLCSITANLGDTRTTITHPATTTHCRVSPEARKAAGISDGLVRIAVGLENINDLKTDLVGGLKK; via the coding sequence ATGAAGAGCAAAACTACCCGCAAAAAACCCGATTTTTCTAAGCTAGCGCTAGAGACCTTAGCGGTTCGCGCTGGTACACGTCGCACCGCCGAATATCAGGAGCATTCAGAGGCGCTGTTCCTCACCTCTAGTTTCTGTTTTGATAGCGCTGAGTTGGCGGCCGATGGTTTTGCACATGCCGATCAAGGTTTTATCTATTCACGCTTTACCAATCCAACAGTGAGCATGTTCCAAGATCGCTTGGCTGCATTGGAAGGTGGGGAAGCTTGTATTGCTACTGCATCTGGCATGTCAGCGATTTTGACAATGGCGATGGCGCATTTGCAGGCTGGTGATCATGTGGTTTGCTCCCGCTCAGTGTTTGGTGCAACGATTCAGTTGTTCACCAATATTCTCGGTCGCTTCGGAATTACAACAACATATGTTGACTTGGCAGATACCAAGTCCTGGCAGGCTGCCGTTCAGCCAAACACCAAATTGTTCTATTTGGAGACGCCATCCAATCCATTAACTGAGATCGCGGATATCAAAGCGATCTCAAAGATTGCTAAAAAAGCAGGCGCCTTATTTGCAGTGGATAACTGCTTTTGCACTCCTGCCTTACAAAAACCATTGGCTTTAGGTGCTGACGTTGTCATACATTCAGCAACCAAGTATTTAGATGGCCAGGGTAGAGTGGTGGGTGGCGCAATTGTTGGTAGTAATGACTTTGTCATGGGCAAAGTATTCCCATACGTTCGTACTGCAGGACCTACATTGTCTGCCTTTAATGCTTGGGTTTTCCTCAAAGGACTTGAGACGCTAGAGCTTCGTATGAAGCAACAGAGCCAGAATGCTTTGGCTCTTGCGCAATGGTTGGAAAAACAACCTGGCATTGAGCGTGTTTATCATCCTGGCCTCAAATCACATCCTCAGCATGCATTAGCAATGCGTCAACAAAAAGAGGGCGGTGCAATTCTGTCTTTCACCTTAAAGGGCGGTAAGAAGTCTGCATTCAAACTTATTAATCAAACCAAGCTATGCTCAATCACTGCAAACTTGGGTGATACTCGCACAACCATTACGCATCCAGCGACTACGACTCATTGCCGTGTCAGTCCAGAAGCTCGCAAAGCTGCGGGTATCTCTGATGGCTTGGTGCGCATTGCCGTTGGCCTTGAGAACATCAATGACCTAAAGACTGATCTGGTTGGCGGACTCAAAAAGTAA
- the purF gene encoding amidophosphoribosyltransferase encodes MCGVVGTVSHSPVNQLLYDALLLLQHRGQDAAGIATMNGNSFTMHKANGLVRDVFRTRNMRSLVGSAGIGQVRYPTAGSASSEEEAQPFYVSAPYGIILAHNGNLTNAPSLRVEMAYRDRRHINTSSDTEVLLNVLADELQKETNSTALDEGAMFNAVTGVTSRVKGSYAVVSLIAGYGLLAFRDPFGIRPLCIGRIDTPQGPEWMVASESVALEGLGFTFVRDVNPGEAIYIDLDGNFYARQCVPNAVLTPCIFEYVYMARPDSTIDGVTVYNVRMRMGDYLADKIRKETNVDEIDVVMPIPDSSRPAAMQVAKKLGVDYREGFFKNRYIGRTFIMPGQAVRKKSVRQKLNAMRIEFKDKTVLIVDDSIVRGTTSFEIVQMARESGAKKVIFASAAPPVRFPNVYGIDMPTRSELVAYGRTDEEINKMIGADQLIYQSVEDMKQAVRDINPNIKNFEASCFDGNYITGDINDSYLDALEAQRNSSAAKADRQRDSSDFARSQLHLHLATED; translated from the coding sequence ATGTGCGGCGTCGTCGGAACCGTTTCCCACTCACCAGTGAATCAACTTCTCTATGATGCGTTGTTGCTCTTACAACATCGCGGCCAGGATGCAGCCGGTATTGCGACGATGAACGGTAATTCGTTCACAATGCATAAAGCCAATGGCTTAGTACGAGACGTCTTTAGAACCCGTAATATGCGCAGTTTGGTTGGTAGCGCAGGTATTGGCCAAGTTCGCTATCCAACTGCTGGCTCAGCAAGCAGTGAAGAAGAGGCACAGCCCTTTTACGTGAGCGCTCCATACGGAATTATCTTGGCGCATAACGGCAACCTTACCAATGCACCAAGCTTACGTGTAGAGATGGCTTACCGTGATCGTCGTCATATTAATACCAGCTCTGACACTGAAGTACTGTTAAACGTTCTAGCTGACGAGCTTCAAAAAGAAACCAATAGCACTGCCTTAGATGAGGGCGCAATGTTTAATGCAGTTACTGGAGTTACCAGTCGTGTTAAAGGTTCGTATGCAGTGGTCTCTTTGATTGCTGGCTATGGCTTATTAGCCTTCCGTGATCCGTTTGGTATTCGTCCTCTGTGTATTGGCCGTATTGACACACCACAAGGTCCTGAATGGATGGTGGCCTCCGAGTCTGTTGCCTTAGAAGGTCTTGGGTTTACCTTTGTGCGTGATGTGAACCCTGGTGAAGCTATCTATATTGATCTTGATGGTAACTTCTATGCTCGTCAATGCGTACCGAATGCTGTGCTCACACCTTGTATCTTCGAATACGTTTACATGGCTCGCCCAGACTCCACGATTGATGGCGTTACCGTTTACAACGTACGCATGCGCATGGGGGATTACTTGGCGGATAAGATTCGCAAAGAGACAAACGTTGATGAGATCGATGTAGTCATGCCGATTCCGGATTCAAGCCGTCCTGCAGCAATGCAAGTGGCTAAAAAATTGGGCGTTGATTATCGCGAAGGCTTTTTTAAGAACCGTTACATTGGTCGCACCTTCATCATGCCTGGTCAAGCAGTGCGCAAGAAGTCTGTTCGTCAGAAGCTCAATGCTATGCGCATTGAATTTAAAGACAAGACTGTTTTAATTGTGGATGACTCTATTGTTCGTGGCACCACCTCATTTGAGATTGTGCAAATGGCGCGTGAGTCAGGAGCTAAGAAGGTGATCTTTGCTTCTGCAGCGCCTCCTGTGCGCTTCCCGAACGTCTATGGCATTGATATGCCTACGCGTAGCGAGTTAGTTGCTTATGGTCGTACTGATGAAGAGATTAATAAGATGATTGGCGCAGACCAACTCATCTATCAGAGCGTCGAAGATATGAAGCAAGCCGTAAGAGATATCAATCCGAATATCAAGAACTTTGAAGCCTCTTGCTTTGATGGCAATTACATCACTGGCGACATTAATGACTCCTATTTGGATGCTTTGGAAGCGCAACGCAATTCATCTGCTGCCAAGGCAGATCGTCAACGCGATTCCAGCGACTTTGCACGCTCTCAGTTGCATCTGCATTTGGCTACCGAAGACTAA
- the accD gene encoding acetyl-CoA carboxylase, carboxyltransferase subunit beta — MSWIDKLLPPQIQHTDPANRKSVPEGLWVKCPSCETVLYSTDIEANLSVCPKCSHHMRIGARQRLDNLLDPKGRYEIGADIYPTDPLKFKDSKKYPDRIKEANDASGETEALIVMGGKIETIPVVAACFEFQYMGGSMGSVVGERFARGVQEAIDKKCAFICVTATGGARMQESLLSLFQMAKTNSMLTLLSKKGLPYISVLTDPTMGGISASFAFMGDVVMAEPKALIGFAGPRVIEQTVREKLPEGFQRSEFLMQKGGIDMIVDRRQMRGEIARLLALLQKLPEPAIAGSSAV; from the coding sequence TTAAGTGCCCAAGTTGTGAGACGGTTCTCTACAGCACCGACATCGAAGCAAACCTTTCCGTTTGTCCCAAATGCAGTCATCACATGCGCATTGGTGCGCGTCAGCGCTTAGACAATTTGCTCGATCCAAAAGGTCGTTATGAAATCGGTGCTGATATCTATCCAACCGATCCGCTGAAGTTTAAAGATTCAAAAAAATATCCTGATCGTATTAAAGAAGCGAATGATGCTTCAGGCGAAACAGAAGCCTTGATCGTGATGGGTGGAAAAATTGAGACCATTCCGGTAGTTGCTGCTTGCTTTGAGTTTCAATACATGGGCGGCTCTATGGGTTCTGTAGTGGGTGAGCGTTTTGCGCGTGGCGTGCAAGAAGCCATTGATAAGAAATGCGCTTTCATTTGTGTAACGGCTACTGGTGGCGCCCGGATGCAAGAAAGCTTGCTGTCCTTGTTCCAAATGGCCAAGACCAATTCTATGTTGACCTTGCTTTCTAAAAAGGGCTTGCCTTATATCAGCGTATTGACTGACCCAACTATGGGTGGTATCTCAGCCAGCTTCGCCTTTATGGGTGATGTCGTGATGGCTGAGCCAAAGGCTTTGATTGGTTTTGCTGGCCCACGCGTGATCGAGCAAACCGTTCGTGAAAAATTGCCTGAAGGTTTCCAGCGTTCTGAGTTCTTGATGCAAAAGGGCGGTATCGACATGATTGTGGATCGCCGCCAAATGCGTGGAGAGATTGCTCGCTTACTCGCCTTGCTCCAGAAACTTCCAGAGCCTGCGATTGCGGGTAGCTCAGCCGTTTAA
- the folC gene encoding bifunctional tetrahydrofolate synthase/dihydrofolate synthase yields the protein MSTAHQAPILFTSLEAWLSHLETAHPVGIDMGLDRINRVKAALNLHFDCPVISVAGTNGKGSTCAYLESILLASGYRVGCHTSPHLLSFNERARVNGEEVKDALLLEHFAAVENARVSLVDAPTLTYFEFTTLAIMHLFAKSNLDAVVLEVGMGGRLDAVNIVDADCAIVTSIDIDHADFLGGTREAIGLEKAGIFRPRHIAVCGDPVPPQSLIDYAEKLGCDLWLQGRDYNFQGDKQQWGWAGRNKRFSGLGYPALRGANQILNASAVIAALMALHQRLPVSAQDIRNGFALVELPGRFQVLPGQPTVVLDVAHNPHAAATLGQGLEKMGYHPYTYAIFGAMADKDIEGVIKPLLNIVDFWFCTDLPTPRAATAKALAEKLEVMGVRPKNGSDGGIEIFENPTLAYQKALSQAGEGDRIVTFGSFYTVAGVMAYRNNQAH from the coding sequence TTGAGCACAGCACACCAAGCCCCAATTCTGTTTACTAGCCTCGAGGCTTGGCTCAGCCACCTCGAAACGGCGCACCCTGTCGGCATCGATATGGGTCTTGATCGAATTAACCGTGTCAAGGCCGCGCTAAATCTCCATTTTGATTGTCCGGTAATCAGTGTTGCCGGTACTAACGGCAAAGGCTCCACCTGCGCTTATCTTGAAAGTATTTTGTTGGCTTCTGGTTATCGAGTCGGTTGTCATACATCGCCACACTTGCTCAGCTTTAATGAGCGTGCGCGCGTGAATGGTGAAGAAGTAAAAGATGCGCTCTTGCTAGAACATTTTGCTGCCGTAGAAAATGCTCGTGTCAGTTTGGTTGACGCACCAACGCTAACGTATTTTGAGTTCACCACTTTGGCAATCATGCATTTGTTCGCTAAATCGAATTTAGATGCAGTGGTATTGGAAGTTGGGATGGGTGGTCGTTTGGATGCTGTCAATATTGTCGATGCAGATTGCGCAATCGTCACTAGCATCGATATTGATCATGCGGATTTCTTAGGTGGCACGCGTGAAGCGATTGGCTTGGAAAAAGCTGGTATCTTTCGCCCTCGGCACATTGCTGTGTGCGGAGACCCAGTGCCGCCACAATCCTTAATTGATTACGCAGAAAAGTTAGGCTGTGATCTTTGGTTGCAGGGTCGTGATTACAACTTTCAGGGCGATAAACAGCAGTGGGGTTGGGCGGGACGTAATAAGCGCTTTAGTGGCCTTGGTTATCCCGCATTGCGTGGCGCGAATCAGATTCTGAATGCTTCGGCGGTGATTGCTGCCTTAATGGCATTACATCAGCGTTTGCCTGTGAGCGCGCAAGATATTCGTAATGGCTTTGCCTTGGTTGAATTGCCAGGGCGCTTTCAGGTTCTACCTGGCCAGCCTACAGTGGTCTTGGATGTGGCACATAATCCCCATGCTGCCGCTACCTTGGGCCAAGGTCTGGAAAAAATGGGCTATCACCCCTATACCTATGCCATTTTTGGGGCTATGGCCGATAAGGATATTGAGGGAGTGATTAAACCCCTTTTAAATATTGTGGATTTCTGGTTTTGCACCGATTTGCCAACCCCAAGGGCAGCTACCGCAAAGGCGTTGGCTGAGAAGCTAGAAGTTATGGGGGTGAGGCCTAAAAATGGGTCAGATGGGGGTATTGAAATCTTCGAAAACCCTACTTTAGCGTATCAAAAAGCGCTTTCTCAGGCTGGTGAGGGTGATAGAATTGTGACCTTCGGATCCTTCTATACCGTTGCAGGCGTAATGGCTTATCGAAACAACCAGGCGCATTGA
- a CDS encoding CvpA family protein: protein MEYLSTLKLTSVDYFTLVVLLVSALVGISRGLFKEVLALASWFVAAWVAYHYSSYLSTEWISTFHLDELLSLGLSWLILFVLTLVICGLFGGVVQKIILSAGLSLTDRFLGLVFGLLRGGLIVVVLATLAALTPIPQSMAWKNAITRPAVDMATGLIKGWLPADWAKQLSDAMPKVTPTITPKLTIGI from the coding sequence ATGGAATACTTATCCACCTTAAAGCTAACATCGGTGGATTACTTCACCCTAGTTGTGCTCTTGGTGTCTGCCTTGGTGGGTATTTCTCGAGGTTTATTTAAAGAAGTGCTTGCACTTGCATCTTGGTTTGTAGCTGCCTGGGTGGCTTATCACTACAGTAGCTATCTTTCTACTGAATGGATATCCACCTTCCATCTGGATGAATTGCTTAGCCTTGGTCTCAGTTGGCTAATCCTATTTGTATTAACACTGGTTATTTGCGGTTTGTTTGGCGGAGTAGTACAAAAGATTATTTTGTCAGCTGGTTTGAGCTTGACAGATCGATTCTTGGGCCTAGTCTTTGGATTGTTGCGTGGTGGCTTGATTGTGGTGGTGCTGGCTACCTTGGCTGCTTTAACTCCGATACCCCAAAGTATGGCTTGGAAAAATGCTATCACCAGACCAGCAGTTGATATGGCTACTGGATTAATTAAAGGTTGGTTGCCAGCCGATTGGGCAAAGCAGTTGAGTGATGCGATGCCTAAAGTTACCCCTACCATTACTCCTAAATTAACAATAGGAATCTAG